A region from the uncultured Macellibacteroides sp. genome encodes:
- the rseP gene encoding RIP metalloprotease RseP produces the protein METFLIKALQLILSLSILVVVHEFGHFLFARIFKVRVEKFYLFFDPWFSLFKFKPKNSDTEYGVGWLPLGGYCKISGMIDESMDKEQMALPAQPYEFRSKPAGQRLMIMIAGVVFNFLLALFIYSMVLFAWGDTYLPLKNMKMGMYYSETAKQIGFQDGDILLSANGVELERFGESAIRGIVEAQSVAVLRNGQETTIAIPSDLMQRMMRDKKGFAGLRYPMVVNDFSKDSPAKAAGFQKNDSIVSINGISTPAADDVVDILDKHKNQSISVGVFRNGQPLTLTLTTDTAGHMGAYMKSPMDIYQTVTTSYGFFASFPAGIQKGVDTLKGYVNDMKYVFTKEGASSLGGFGTIGGLFPAEWDWMIFWQRTAFLSIILAFMNILPIPALDGGHVMFLVYEVVARRKPSDKFLEYSQIVGMALLFGLLIYANGNDIFRYFFGS, from the coding sequence ATGGAGACATTTTTAATTAAGGCTTTACAGCTCATACTGAGTTTATCGATTCTGGTTGTCGTGCATGAGTTCGGGCATTTTTTATTTGCTAGAATTTTCAAAGTCAGGGTAGAGAAGTTTTATCTTTTCTTTGATCCCTGGTTTTCTCTTTTTAAGTTTAAACCGAAAAACAGCGATACGGAATATGGAGTAGGATGGCTTCCTTTGGGAGGTTACTGCAAGATTTCCGGTATGATTGACGAATCGATGGATAAGGAACAGATGGCATTGCCTGCGCAACCTTATGAATTTCGTTCGAAACCGGCTGGACAAAGGCTTATGATTATGATTGCCGGGGTGGTCTTTAATTTTTTGCTGGCACTGTTTATCTATTCCATGGTCTTGTTTGCCTGGGGTGATACTTACTTGCCGCTAAAGAACATGAAGATGGGTATGTATTATAGCGAAACAGCCAAGCAAATAGGTTTTCAGGATGGCGACATTCTGTTGTCTGCCAATGGTGTTGAATTGGAACGGTTTGGAGAATCTGCTATCCGCGGAATTGTTGAAGCGCAGTCTGTAGCTGTTTTACGTAACGGACAAGAAACAACTATTGCCATTCCCTCTGATTTGATGCAGCGGATGATGCGTGATAAGAAAGGTTTCGCCGGATTGAGGTATCCGATGGTCGTAAATGATTTTTCTAAAGATTCTCCAGCTAAAGCTGCAGGATTTCAGAAAAATGATAGCATTGTATCCATAAATGGAATATCTACTCCTGCAGCCGATGATGTAGTGGATATATTGGATAAACATAAAAATCAATCGATATCCGTAGGCGTTTTTCGTAATGGTCAGCCTCTGACACTTACGCTTACTACAGATACAGCCGGGCATATGGGTGCTTATATGAAGAGTCCGATGGATATCTACCAGACGGTAACCACATCCTATGGCTTTTTTGCGTCGTTCCCTGCAGGTATACAGAAGGGGGTAGATACGTTGAAAGGATACGTAAACGATATGAAATATGTGTTTACGAAAGAAGGAGCTTCCAGTTTGGGAGGTTTTGGTACTATCGGAGGATTATTCCCTGCCGAGTGGGACTGGATGATTTTCTGGCAACGCACTGCCTTTCTGTCGATTATTCTTGCTTTCATGAATATACTGCCTATTCCGGCGTTAGATGGAGGTCATGTTATGTTTCTTGTCTACGAGGTTGTGGCCCGCCGCAAACCAAGTGATAAGTTCCTGGAATATTCTCAGATTGTAGGTATGGCTTTGCTGTTCGGTTTACTTATCTATGCCAACGGGAATGATATCTTCCGGTATTTCTTTGGTTCTTAA
- a CDS encoding MBL fold metallo-hydrolase produces the protein MIHVKRFEFNYFSVNTYLLYDKTGEAVLIDCGCMNQREEEELSGFIEENKLTIKRLLCTHLHLDHVFGNAYATKTYGVEPEAHKADTELLPSAEVQAKSFGLTMKGKSNNSIRYITVGESIRFGESTLTTLHVPGHSPGSLVFYSAESTLAITGDTLFAGSIGRSDLWGGNPDVLVAAIRDKLLNLPEDTVIYPGHGPESSIREEKLNNPYI, from the coding sequence ATGATACATGTAAAACGTTTCGAGTTCAACTATTTCTCTGTAAACACTTACCTGTTGTACGATAAAACAGGTGAAGCTGTGTTGATTGACTGTGGCTGTATGAATCAGCGTGAAGAAGAAGAGTTGTCCGGTTTCATTGAAGAAAACAAACTAACTATAAAACGGCTTCTGTGCACACACTTACATCTGGACCATGTTTTCGGAAATGCATATGCAACAAAAACATACGGAGTGGAACCTGAAGCACACAAAGCGGATACAGAACTCCTGCCATCTGCCGAAGTGCAGGCTAAGTCTTTTGGATTGACGATGAAAGGAAAAAGTAACAATAGCATCCGCTATATTACAGTTGGAGAATCCATTCGTTTTGGAGAAAGTACTTTAACCACACTTCATGTGCCGGGTCATTCTCCGGGAAGTCTTGTTTTCTACAGTGCTGAAAGCACCCTGGCCATTACCGGTGATACCCTTTTTGCGGGAAGTATCGGAAGGTCTGATTTATGGGGAGGAAATCCCGATGTATTAGTCGCTGCTATCCGCGACAAACTACTTAATCTACCGGAAGACACCGTCATATATCCCGGACATGGTCCAGAATCATCGATTAGGGAAGAAAAACTTAACAATCCGTATATTTAA
- a CDS encoding M23 family metallopeptidase, translated as MAQKKRKHQKSFWHRIRFKYKLSFFNEATLEEVWSFRLSQLSAFVVMAVFAFFLIAVTSFIIIKTPIRNYLPGYLDVEVRKEIVQNALKADSLERMIAIQTLYLKNVAGILSGTMPLDSIRTIDSLAHADANYEIPRGKVESDFVKKFEEEEKYNLSVLTPTEIISDNIFFYKPVSGVISAHYEAENRHYGVDLVAAARESVLSTLDGTVVFTGFDANYGNVIQIQHKNGFLSIYKHNELLLKEAGDHVVAGEAIALVGNTGKLSTGPHLHFELWYKGAPVNPEEYIAF; from the coding sequence ATGGCACAGAAGAAACGAAAGCATCAGAAATCTTTTTGGCACCGGATTCGGTTCAAATACAAACTCTCATTTTTTAATGAAGCTACACTGGAAGAGGTATGGTCCTTTCGTTTATCACAGCTGTCAGCTTTTGTTGTAATGGCTGTTTTTGCTTTTTTTCTGATTGCGGTTACTTCCTTTATTATTATTAAAACTCCAATTCGAAACTATCTTCCTGGTTATTTGGATGTGGAGGTAAGAAAAGAAATTGTACAAAATGCGCTAAAAGCTGATTCTTTAGAGCGTATGATTGCCATACAGACTTTGTATCTGAAAAATGTAGCTGGTATTTTGTCGGGAACCATGCCCTTGGATTCTATCCGTACGATCGATTCTCTGGCACATGCGGATGCAAATTATGAAATACCAAGAGGAAAAGTTGAATCCGATTTTGTGAAGAAATTTGAAGAAGAAGAAAAATATAATCTTTCTGTGCTTACCCCAACTGAAATTATTTCTGATAATATATTTTTCTACAAACCTGTAAGTGGTGTAATATCTGCTCATTATGAAGCAGAAAATCGTCATTACGGAGTCGATCTTGTTGCTGCTGCCCGCGAAAGTGTATTATCTACTTTGGATGGAACTGTTGTATTTACGGGCTTCGATGCAAACTACGGAAATGTGATTCAGATACAACATAAGAACGGATTTTTATCAATCTATAAACACAACGAATTGTTACTAAAGGAAGCAGGAGACCATGTAGTTGCAGGCGAGGCTATTGCATTGGTAGGAAACACAGGAAAATTGTCTACCGGTCCTCATTTGCATTTTGAACTCTGGTATAAAGGAGCTCCTGTTAATCCTGAAGAATACATAGCATTTTAA
- a CDS encoding DUF4290 domain-containing protein yields the protein MEYNTELKRLILPEYGRNIQNMVDYCLTIEDKEERMRCANSIINIMGNMFPHLRDVNDFKHILWDHLAIMADFQLDIDYPYEIVKKEDLFSRPPRVPYNTGRIRYRHYGKTLERMIVKANEFEDGQEKNYLIKLLANQMKKSFLNWNKEAVDDRKIFKDLDELSEGKIVLDEEQHKLTESRDILSRKSTNKNFTRKGR from the coding sequence ATGGAATATAATACAGAACTAAAACGTTTGATCTTACCCGAGTACGGACGTAACATCCAGAATATGGTGGATTATTGTCTAACTATAGAAGATAAGGAAGAACGCATGCGATGTGCCAATTCAATAATCAATATTATGGGGAATATGTTTCCTCACTTGCGTGATGTTAACGACTTTAAGCATATATTGTGGGATCATTTGGCAATTATGGCTGATTTTCAACTAGACATCGATTATCCTTACGAAATCGTAAAAAAAGAAGATTTGTTTAGCCGTCCCCCGCGCGTTCCTTACAATACCGGACGAATCCGTTACCGTCATTATGGCAAAACGCTCGAAAGAATGATAGTTAAGGCAAATGAATTTGAAGATGGTCAGGAAAAAAACTATTTGATTAAGCTTCTGGCTAACCAGATGAAGAAATCTTTCCTTAACTGGAATAAGGAAGCCGTAGACGATCGTAAGATATTTAAGGATTTGGATGAATTGTCGGAAGGTAAGATTGTTCTTGATGAAGAGCAGCATAAACTAACTGAAAGCCGGGATATTCTTTCCCGCAAAAGCACAAACAAAAACTTCACACGTAAAGGTCGTTAA
- a CDS encoding 1-deoxy-D-xylulose-5-phosphate reductoisomerase, producing the protein MKRQLAILGSTGSIGTQALEVISEHPDLFEVYALTANNQVDLLINQARKFMPEVVVIANEQKYPELKEALEDLPIKVWAGSEAICQVVQAEPIQMVLTAMVGYSGLKPTIHAIKAGKAIALANKETLVVAGELITALAAEYKVPVLPVDSEHSAIFQCLVGEGYNTVEKILLTASGGPFRTKTLEELATVTKAQALKHPNWSMGAKVTIDSASMMNKGFEMIEAKWLFGLTPEQIQVVVHPQSIIHSMVQFEDGAVMAQLGIPDMKLPISYAFSYPERLKSRAPRLDFNQYSTFTFEEPDMVRFRNLAFAFEAVRQGGNMPCILNAANEIVVAAFLQDRIGFLQMSEVIEKTMLKASFIAAPSYDDYVQTDSEARCIAATLF; encoded by the coding sequence ATGAAAAGACAACTGGCTATACTAGGTTCTACCGGTTCGATCGGTACGCAGGCACTGGAAGTGATTAGTGAACACCCTGATCTATTCGAAGTCTACGCCCTGACTGCCAATAACCAGGTAGATCTATTAATAAATCAGGCAAGAAAGTTTATGCCTGAAGTGGTGGTTATCGCCAACGAACAGAAATATCCTGAACTTAAAGAGGCTTTAGAAGACCTGCCAATCAAAGTTTGGGCTGGTTCGGAAGCTATTTGTCAAGTGGTACAGGCAGAACCCATACAAATGGTTCTTACTGCTATGGTTGGATATTCAGGATTAAAACCAACGATCCATGCTATAAAGGCAGGCAAAGCAATCGCTTTGGCTAATAAAGAGACACTTGTTGTTGCGGGAGAATTAATTACTGCCCTTGCTGCCGAATATAAAGTTCCTGTTTTACCAGTAGATTCCGAACATTCTGCCATATTTCAGTGTTTGGTGGGTGAGGGATATAATACGGTAGAAAAGATATTGCTTACAGCTTCTGGTGGTCCGTTCCGGACAAAAACGCTGGAGGAATTGGCTACGGTTACTAAAGCGCAAGCTTTAAAACATCCTAATTGGTCGATGGGAGCTAAGGTTACTATTGATTCGGCTTCGATGATGAACAAAGGTTTCGAAATGATTGAGGCAAAATGGTTATTTGGACTTACCCCCGAACAAATTCAGGTGGTAGTTCATCCACAGTCAATTATTCATTCTATGGTTCAGTTCGAAGACGGCGCGGTTATGGCTCAGTTAGGTATTCCGGATATGAAGTTGCCCATCAGCTATGCTTTTTCTTATCCGGAAAGATTAAAGAGCCGTGCTCCCCGATTGGACTTTAATCAATATTCTACGTTTACTTTTGAAGAACCGGACATGGTTAGGTTTCGTAATCTGGCATTTGCTTTTGAAGCAGTGCGTCAGGGAGGAAATATGCCGTGCATTTTGAATGCGGCCAACGAAATTGTTGTAGCTGCCTTTCTGCAAGACCGCATCGGTTTTCTCCAGATGAGCGAAGTGATTGAGAAAACAATGTTAAAGGCTTCGTTTATTGCTGCACCTTCTTACGATGATTATGTGCAAACAGATTCTGAAGCACGATGTATAGCAGCAACATTATTTTAG
- a CDS encoding DUF3298 domain-containing protein, whose protein sequence is MTTQLQAKFIVLIFLLIFAGCNNSSKKTNQNDVSFDSIVVEKSYHLLENPENPNCNLQINFTYPTKIENKQYLKNIQRIFTEAYFGDAYAAYSPQDASAKYAESYLANYKALEKDFKSEAEKDSDMPLGAWYSYYEMSSNKITFNQSGLLCFTVNFENYTGGAHGSHSYFNHVVNLKTGLVVTEKEIFTDNYEEELAKVLVAAIAKQNQVNDVKALENIGFFSVDEIFPNGNFSIDETGINYTFNEYEIAAYVVGVTNVHLPFGEIQHLLRKESPIAHLAF, encoded by the coding sequence ATGACAACACAGCTCCAAGCTAAATTTATAGTGTTGATTTTTCTACTTATATTTGCAGGTTGTAACAATTCGTCAAAAAAAACTAATCAAAATGACGTATCGTTCGATTCTATTGTTGTTGAGAAAAGCTATCATCTTCTTGAAAACCCGGAGAATCCTAATTGTAACCTTCAAATAAATTTCACTTATCCAACCAAAATTGAGAATAAGCAGTATTTGAAAAATATACAGCGCATTTTTACTGAAGCTTATTTCGGAGATGCTTATGCTGCCTATTCGCCTCAGGATGCTTCTGCAAAATATGCTGAATCTTATCTTGCCAATTACAAAGCACTCGAGAAAGACTTTAAATCCGAAGCTGAAAAAGATTCTGACATGCCTCTGGGGGCATGGTACTCTTATTATGAAATGTCTTCGAATAAGATAACATTCAATCAAAGCGGATTGCTCTGCTTTACGGTTAACTTCGAAAATTACACTGGTGGAGCTCATGGTTCTCACTCATACTTCAACCACGTCGTAAACTTAAAAACAGGATTGGTTGTTACAGAAAAAGAGATATTTACCGATAATTACGAGGAAGAATTGGCAAAAGTACTTGTTGCTGCCATAGCGAAACAAAATCAGGTAAACGACGTAAAAGCATTGGAAAATATCGGTTTTTTTAGTGTGGATGAAATCTTTCCTAACGGAAATTTCAGCATAGATGAAACCGGTATCAATTATACATTTAATGAATATGAAATAGCGGCTTATGTTGTAGGGGTAACCAATGTACATCTTCCTTTCGGAGAGATACAACACCTGCTTCGCAAAGAAAGCCCTATAGCACATCTTGCATTTTAA
- the murA gene encoding UDP-N-acetylglucosamine 1-carboxyvinyltransferase: MASFVIEGGCRLNGEIIPQGAKNEALQVICAVLLTPEKVTIHNIPDILDVNNLIQLLRDMQVKVERLSPDTYTFQADNVDMDYLKTDDFLRKSASLRGSVMIVGPLVARFGKAVIPKPGGDKIGRRRLDTHFAGIQKLGATFTYDPSTQLYEIEAKELKGAYMLLDEASVTGTANILMAAVMAKGTTTIYNAACEPYLQQLSKLLIRMGAVISGVGSNLLTVQGVEAMGGATHTILPDMIEVGSFIGMAAMTGSNITIKNTGYDMLGIIPESFRRLGITVEQIGDDIHIPTHESYEIDTFIDGSIMTIADAPWPGLTPDLLSVFLVVATQAVGSVLIHQKMFESRLFFVDKLIDMGAQIILCDPHRATVIGLGNRYKLRGATMVSPDIRAGIALLIAAMSAEGTSHIHNIDQIDRGYQNIDKRLNSIGARITRL, translated from the coding sequence ATGGCATCATTTGTTATTGAAGGTGGTTGCAGATTAAACGGAGAGATTATTCCGCAGGGAGCTAAAAACGAAGCGTTGCAGGTGATCTGTGCGGTTTTGCTGACTCCCGAAAAAGTAACCATACACAACATACCCGATATATTGGATGTAAATAATCTGATTCAACTTTTGCGGGATATGCAGGTAAAAGTAGAACGGCTTTCTCCTGATACCTATACTTTTCAGGCAGACAACGTTGATATGGATTATTTAAAGACCGATGATTTTCTTCGTAAAAGTGCCTCATTGAGAGGCTCAGTTATGATTGTAGGCCCGTTGGTTGCCCGTTTCGGCAAAGCCGTGATTCCCAAACCTGGTGGCGACAAGATTGGTCGCCGGAGACTGGATACTCATTTTGCGGGCATTCAAAAGCTGGGCGCAACTTTTACTTATGATCCGTCAACACAGTTGTATGAGATTGAAGCCAAAGAACTGAAGGGTGCTTATATGCTTCTTGACGAAGCGTCTGTAACCGGAACAGCCAATATTCTTATGGCGGCTGTAATGGCGAAAGGAACAACAACTATCTATAACGCTGCCTGCGAACCTTATTTGCAGCAGCTTTCCAAACTATTGATCCGGATGGGTGCTGTAATCTCCGGCGTTGGATCCAATTTGCTTACCGTTCAGGGAGTCGAAGCAATGGGGGGGGCAACTCATACCATACTTCCGGATATGATTGAGGTGGGGAGTTTTATTGGAATGGCGGCGATGACCGGTTCGAATATTACCATTAAAAATACAGGATATGATATGTTGGGTATTATTCCCGAATCGTTCCGCCGATTGGGTATTACGGTAGAGCAGATAGGCGATGATATTCATATTCCTACCCACGAATCGTACGAAATAGATACTTTTATTGATGGTTCGATCATGACTATTGCGGATGCACCCTGGCCAGGATTAACCCCCGATTTACTGAGTGTATTTCTTGTAGTAGCGACCCAGGCTGTTGGAAGTGTTCTGATTCATCAGAAAATGTTTGAAAGCCGGCTTTTCTTTGTGGATAAACTAATTGATATGGGGGCGCAGATTATTCTTTGCGATCCTCACAGGGCAACAGTTATTGGTTTGGGAAACCGCTATAAATTACGGGGTGCAACTATGGTTTCGCCTGATATTCGTGCCGGAATAGCACTGCTTATTGCTGCGATGAGCGCCGAAGGTACAAGCCATATTCATAACATTGATCAGATAGACCGCGGATATCAGAATATTGATAAGCGCCTGAATAGTATCGGTGCACGTATAACCCGTCTTTAA
- the rsmG gene encoding 16S rRNA (guanine(527)-N(7))-methyltransferase RsmG: MKVIQSYFPELSEHQLEQFAALNDLYTDWNAKINVISRKDIENLYLHHVLHSLGIVKMLRFKDGSSVMDVGTGGGFPGIPLAIFFPEVQFHLVDSIGKKIKVGQAVAESIGLKNITFRHCRAEEEKQKFDFVVSRAVMPLADLVNLVRKNIKKEQHNALPNGLICLKGGELQHEILPFRNQALSFELGTYFKEEFFKTKKVVYVPL, encoded by the coding sequence ATGAAAGTAATTCAATCTTATTTCCCGGAGTTAAGCGAACATCAACTGGAGCAGTTCGCGGCTCTCAACGATTTATATACCGACTGGAATGCGAAAATCAATGTTATTTCTCGTAAAGACATTGAGAATTTGTATCTGCATCATGTGCTCCACTCATTGGGTATCGTTAAAATGCTCCGTTTTAAAGATGGTTCTTCAGTAATGGATGTCGGTACAGGGGGAGGATTCCCTGGGATTCCTCTTGCTATCTTTTTCCCCGAAGTTCAGTTTCATTTGGTTGACAGTATCGGTAAAAAAATAAAAGTTGGTCAAGCTGTAGCCGAAAGTATCGGACTAAAAAATATTACATTCCGCCACTGCAGGGCCGAAGAAGAGAAACAAAAATTTGACTTTGTGGTAAGCAGGGCTGTTATGCCGTTGGCCGATTTAGTCAACCTGGTCCGAAAAAATATAAAAAAGGAGCAACATAACGCATTACCAAACGGTTTGATTTGCCTTAAAGGGGGCGAACTTCAGCATGAAATTTTGCCTTTTCGAAATCAGGCGTTGAGTTTTGAACTGGGAACCTATTTTAAAGAAGAGTTTTTCAAAACAAAAAAAGTTGTATACGTTCCATTATGA
- the rimM gene encoding ribosome maturation factor RimM (Essential for efficient processing of 16S rRNA), translating to MLKKEDVFKIGQFAKPHGIKGEITLLTTSDVFDDSEDPYLVCEIDGILVPFFIEEYRYKSDSSILVKLENVDSEPAAREFSNMEVYYPLDAAVGDLVGDMTWDSFVGYTVSDTVLGLLGPITMVDESTLNVLLQVDYKGNEILIPAVEEIITGVDHDKKQLEVTLPDGLLDL from the coding sequence ATGTTAAAAAAAGAAGATGTTTTTAAGATAGGACAGTTTGCAAAGCCTCATGGTATTAAAGGTGAAATAACGCTGTTAACAACAAGCGATGTATTTGACGACAGCGAGGATCCTTATCTTGTTTGTGAGATTGATGGGATTCTAGTTCCGTTCTTTATTGAAGAATATCGTTATAAATCGGATTCTTCCATACTGGTGAAATTAGAAAATGTGGATTCGGAACCTGCCGCCCGCGAATTTAGTAATATGGAAGTGTATTACCCGCTTGATGCTGCTGTTGGCGATTTGGTGGGAGATATGACTTGGGATAGTTTTGTTGGTTATACTGTTTCTGATACTGTACTTGGTTTGTTGGGGCCAATAACTATGGTGGATGAATCGACACTTAATGTTCTTTTGCAGGTGGATTACAAGGGAAATGAGATCCTGATTCCTGCTGTCGAAGAAATTATTACAGGTGTGGATCACGATAAAAAACAATTGGAAGTTACTCTACCGGATGGTTTGCTTGATTTATAA